A genomic region of Arachis hypogaea cultivar Tifrunner chromosome 5, arahy.Tifrunner.gnm2.J5K5, whole genome shotgun sequence contains the following coding sequences:
- the LOC112802876 gene encoding cleavage and polyadenylation specificity factor subunit 2 has protein sequence MGTSVQVTPLCGVYNENPLSYLVSIDGFNFLVDCGWNDHFDPSLLHPLSKVAPTIDAVLLSHPDTLHLGALPYAMKQLGLAAPVFSTEPVYRLGLLTMYDQFLSRKQVSEFDLFTLDDIDSAFQSVTKLTYSQNHHFSGKGEGIVIAPHVAGHLLGGTIWKITKDGEDVIYAVDFNHRRERHLNGTVLGSFVRPAVLITDAYNALNNQPYRRQKDKEFGDILKKTLRAGGNVLLPIDTAGRVLELILILESYWADENLTYPIYFLTYVASSTIDYVKSFLEWMSDSIAKSFEQTRENIFLLKYITLLINKAELDNAPDGPKVVLASMASLETGFSHDIFVEWASDVKNLVLFTERGQYATLARMLQADPPPKAVKVTVSKRVPLVGDELIAYEEEQNRIKKEEALKASLMKEEELKASQGPDNNVSDPMVVDASNDHLSAEAAGPRGGGYRDILIDGFVPPSTSIAPMFPCYENTSEWDDFGEVINPDDYVIKDEDMDQGAMHAGGDINGKLDEGAASLILDTKPSKVISDERTVQVRCSLVYMDFEGRSDGRSIKNILSHVAPLKLVLVHGSAEATEHLKQHCLKHVCPHVYAPQIEETIDVTSDLCAYKVQLSEKLMSNVLFKKLGEYEIAWVDAEVEKTENEMLALVPVSSQVPPHKSVLVGDLKLADFKQFLSSKGVQVEFSGGALRCGEYVTLRKVGDTTQKGGSSGTQQIVIEGPLCEDYYKIREYLYSQFYLL, from the exons ATGGGAACTTCGGTGCAGGTAACGCCACTGTGTGGAGTGTACAACGAGAACCCTCTCTCCTATTTGGTCTCCATCGATGGCTTCAACTTCCTCGTCGACTGTGGCTGGAATGACCATTTTGACCCTTCCCTCCTTCATCCCCTCTCCAA GGTAGCACCAACTATTGATGCTGTGTTGCTTTCACATCCGGATACCCTTCACCTTGGTGCCCTCCCATATGCCATGAAGCAGCTCGGACTTGCTGCTCCGGTATTTTCAACTGAGCCTGTCTATAGATTGGGCCTTCTCACCATGTATGACCAGTTCCTCTCAAGAAAG caaGTATCAGAGTTTGATCTGTTCACACTTGATGATATTGATTCTGCATTCCAAAGTGTAACAAAGCTAACATACTCTCAAAATCATCATTTCTCAG GCAAGGGAGAGGGAATTGTGATTGCACCTCACGTTGCTGGACATTTGTTGGGAGGCACTATATGGAAAATTACAAAGGATGGTGAGGATGTGATATATGCTGTTGATTTTAATCATCGGAGGGAaag GCATTTGAATGGAACTGTTCTAGGTTCTTTTGTGAGACCAGCTGTTCTAATAACAGATGCTTACAATGCTTTGAACAATCAGCCTTACAGACGTCAAAAGGATAAAGAATTTGGTG ATATCTTAAAGAAGACTCTAAGGGCAGGTGGCAATGTATTACTTCCTATTGACACTGCTGGACGGGTGTTGGAACTTATTTTGATTTTAGAATCG TACTGGGCTGACGAAAACTTGACCTATCCTATATACTTTCTGACTTATGTTGCATCCAGCACAATAGATTATGTGAAGAGTTTCCTTGAGTGGATGAGTGATTCCATAGCAAAGTCCTTTGAACAAACTCGTGAGAATATATTTCTTCTCAA GTATATCACACTTCTGATTAACAAGGCCGAGCTTGACAATGCTCCAGATGGTCCAAAG GTTGTCCTGGCATCCATGGCCAGCTTGGAAACTGGTTTTTCtcatgatatatttgttgagtgggCCAGCGACGTGAAAAATCTTGTGCTTTTTACTGAAAGAGGCCAG TATGCAACACTAGCTCGTATGCTTCAGGCTGATCCACCTCCAAAAGCCGTCAAAGTCACTGTGTCAAAGCGGGTTCCTTTAGTTGGGGACGAACTAATTGCCTATGAAGAAGAGCAAAATagaataaagaaagaagaagctTTAAAAGCTAGTCTtatgaaagaagaagaattgaaagCATCTCAGGGGCCTGATAATAATGTTAGTGATCCAATGGTTGTTGATGCTAGCAATGATCATCTATCAGCTGAAG CTGCTGGTCCACGAGGTGGAGGATACAGGGACATATTAATAGATGGGTTTGTTCCACCTTCAACAAGCATTGCCCCAATGTTTCCTTGTTATGAGAATACATCAGAGTGGGATGATTTCGGTGAAGTCATAAATCCAGATGATTATGTAATAAAGGATGAAGACATGGATCAGGGAGCAATGCAT GCAGGAGGTGATATAAATGGAAAACTAGATGAAGGTGCTGCAAGTTTGATACTTGATACAAAGCCATCAAAAGTCATATCTGATGAAAGGACT GTACAAGTCAGATGTTCATTGGTGTATATGGACTTCGAAGGCCGGTCAGATGGAAGATCCATTAAAAATATTCTTTCCCATGTGGCTCCCCTAAAGCTT GTTTTGGTGCATGGATCAGCTGAAGCTACAGAACATCTGAAGCAGCATTGCCTGAAGCATGTTTGTCCTCACGTCTATGCTCCACAAATTGAAGAGACAATTGATGTTACCTCTGATTTATGTGCTTACAAG GTTCAACTATCTGAGAAGTTGATGAGTAATGTACTCTTCAAAAAG CTGGGAGAATATGAAATAGCTTGGGTTGATGCTGAAGTTgagaaaacagaaaatgaaatgctTGCACTAGTCCCTGTCTCTTCACAAGTTCCTCCCCATAAATCTGTTCTTGTTGGTGatttgaaattggcagatttcaAGCAGTTCCTCTCAAGCAAGGGTGTTCAG GTGGAATTTTCTGGTGGGGCTTTGCGATGTGGAGAATATGTAACTCTCCGAAAGGTTGGCGATACAACTCAGAAG gGCGGAAGTTCTGGTACTCAGCAAATTGTTATTGAAGGTCCTTTGTGCGAGGATTATTATAAAATTCGTGAATATCTTTATTCACAATTTTATCTGCTTTAG